A stretch of the Sphingobacterium thalpophilum genome encodes the following:
- a CDS encoding SMUG2 DNA glycosylase family protein — protein sequence MTFGEKVISFNKQLHYKGDLPPDFNVINPYLDNPETLTVMEQFYKKYYNDTVKRKFIIGINPSRHGAGVTGVPFTDTKRLYSSCGIKMHSAHTHEVSSVFMYDMIEAYGGPEVFYKQFYINSPFPLAIVRHTQADNWINANYYDDRKLFEMVKPFMQASLQQHIQMGLETDEVFVLGKKNGTFLAKINQEQKLFGKMTILDHPRYIQQYKSKDKQLYIDNYIQRLSGISLPTLR from the coding sequence ATGACATTTGGCGAAAAAGTAATTTCATTTAACAAACAGCTCCATTATAAAGGGGATCTTCCTCCAGATTTTAATGTCATCAATCCCTATCTGGACAATCCGGAAACGTTAACCGTCATGGAGCAATTTTACAAAAAATACTATAACGACACGGTTAAGCGTAAATTTATCATCGGCATTAACCCCAGCAGACACGGCGCAGGCGTAACTGGGGTACCTTTCACCGATACCAAAAGGCTCTATAGTTCCTGTGGCATAAAAATGCACTCAGCGCATACCCACGAAGTGTCGTCTGTATTCATGTACGATATGATTGAGGCCTATGGCGGTCCCGAAGTATTCTACAAGCAATTTTACATCAATTCCCCCTTCCCGCTGGCGATCGTCAGACATACCCAAGCGGACAATTGGATCAACGCGAATTACTACGACGATAGAAAACTCTTTGAAATGGTAAAGCCTTTTATGCAGGCCTCCTTACAACAACATATTCAAATGGGACTGGAAACCGATGAAGTATTTGTGCTGGGCAAAAAAAACGGTACCTTTCTAGCGAAGATCAACCAGGAACAGAAACTGTTTGGCAAAATGACTATTTTGGATCATCCGCGTTATATCCAACAATATAAATCAAAGGACAAGCAACTATATATTGACAATTATATTCAACGATTAAGTGGGATATCCCTGCCTACACTTCGCTAA
- a CDS encoding FKBP-type peptidyl-prolyl cis-trans isomerase: protein MAIKANDVVALTYRLHTVENGEKVFVEETTAEQPLDFLYGVGMMLPKFEENIADLNVGDKISFELAPEDAYGQKDDRAYAQLPVDMFKETGLPPVGEVLPLQDNQGNQFRAVVAEVTPEVVVADLNHPMAGKTLNFDIEILTVRPATEEELSHGHSHGADGTQGH from the coding sequence ATGGCTATAAAAGCAAACGACGTCGTAGCATTGACGTACAGACTTCACACAGTAGAAAATGGTGAAAAGGTTTTTGTTGAAGAAACAACTGCAGAACAACCTTTGGACTTCTTATATGGTGTAGGTATGATGTTACCTAAATTTGAAGAAAACATCGCAGATTTAAACGTTGGTGATAAAATCTCCTTTGAATTGGCTCCAGAAGATGCATACGGTCAAAAAGACGACAGAGCATATGCGCAGCTTCCAGTAGATATGTTTAAAGAGACAGGTTTACCGCCAGTAGGTGAAGTTTTACCTCTACAGGACAACCAAGGAAATCAATTCCGTGCTGTCGTTGCAGAAGTAACTCCGGAAGTTGTAGTTGCAGACTTAAACCACCCCATGGCAGGCAAAACGTTAAACTTCGATATCGAAATCTTAACGGTACGTCCCGCTACTGAGGAAGAATTATCCCATGGACATTCCCATGGAGCAGACGGTACCCAAGGTCACTAA
- a CDS encoding thioredoxin domain-containing protein encodes MANQLQFENSPYLKQHAHNPVDWMPWGAEALKKAKDENKLIIVSIGYSACHWCHVMERESFENTAIAQTMNTFFVPIKIDREERPDIDQVYMLAVQLMTNAGGWPLNCICLPDGRPIYGGTYFKPHDWQNILLQIAQMWEEKPEVALDYANKLENGIQRAEKLPIQPIPDQYTETDLDDIVKPWVQTFDKKEGGYKRAPKFPLPNNWSFFLKYASLTDDQSILDHVHFTLKKMGSGGIYDQIGGGFARYSVDHYWHIPHFEKMLYDNGQLLSLYAEAYQQNKDPFYKRIMEETIAWAEREMLAPNHGFYSALDADSEGVEGKYYSFAKAEFDDVLGEDAPLFCQYFNITEEGNWVEEEINVPICAINADQLAAKVNMSGDEWAEFLKKSKKKLFDYREQRVRPGLDHKQLTTWNALMLKGLVDAYRTLDNNRFLDLALHNATFICTELIQDDHTILHQPKDENRAINGFLDDYAFTIESFIALYEATFDQQWLHIARELADKAIDLFFDAEQKTFYYTSSEAEELIARKSEIMDNVIPSSSSTMGRQLKRLGLLFDDENYTAIADQLLANVFPQIKTYGSAYSNWAILLLEEIYGINEIALTGERAELFRKELDQHYIPNKLVLGGTEENLPLLENRIGKETKAYLCKNKTCSLPQDSINALINHI; translated from the coding sequence ATGGCGAATCAACTCCAGTTTGAAAATTCCCCTTACCTTAAGCAGCATGCACACAATCCGGTGGATTGGATGCCGTGGGGAGCGGAAGCCCTGAAAAAGGCAAAAGATGAAAATAAACTTATCATAGTTAGCATCGGCTACTCTGCTTGCCACTGGTGTCATGTGATGGAACGTGAGAGCTTTGAAAATACGGCCATCGCCCAGACCATGAATACTTTTTTTGTGCCGATCAAAATAGACCGCGAAGAAAGACCTGATATCGATCAGGTATATATGCTCGCGGTACAGCTGATGACCAACGCCGGCGGATGGCCACTCAATTGCATCTGCCTGCCCGATGGCCGGCCGATATACGGTGGCACCTATTTTAAACCGCATGACTGGCAAAACATCCTGCTGCAGATTGCGCAGATGTGGGAAGAGAAACCTGAGGTTGCGCTCGATTATGCAAACAAACTGGAAAACGGTATCCAACGGGCAGAGAAACTACCTATTCAGCCTATCCCCGATCAATACACTGAGACGGACCTTGACGACATCGTGAAGCCATGGGTGCAAACCTTTGATAAAAAAGAAGGCGGGTATAAAAGAGCTCCGAAATTTCCCCTGCCCAACAATTGGTCCTTCTTTTTAAAATATGCTTCACTAACCGACGATCAGTCTATTTTGGACCACGTCCATTTCACCTTAAAAAAAATGGGCTCTGGCGGCATCTACGACCAGATTGGCGGAGGCTTTGCCCGCTATTCCGTAGATCATTACTGGCATATCCCCCATTTCGAAAAGATGCTTTACGACAATGGACAGCTACTGTCCTTGTATGCTGAAGCTTATCAGCAAAACAAGGATCCGTTCTATAAGAGAATCATGGAGGAAACCATAGCTTGGGCCGAACGCGAAATGCTTGCACCCAACCATGGTTTTTACAGCGCATTAGATGCCGATAGCGAGGGTGTGGAGGGAAAATACTATTCATTTGCAAAAGCTGAGTTTGACGACGTACTAGGAGAAGATGCACCCCTGTTTTGTCAATATTTCAATATTACTGAAGAGGGCAACTGGGTGGAAGAAGAAATCAATGTACCCATATGCGCCATTAATGCAGACCAGCTTGCTGCTAAAGTCAACATGTCAGGTGACGAATGGGCAGAGTTTCTAAAAAAATCGAAGAAAAAATTATTTGATTATCGCGAACAGCGCGTACGACCCGGACTTGACCATAAGCAATTGACCACCTGGAATGCGCTAATGTTAAAAGGGCTGGTAGACGCCTACCGTACCCTGGACAACAACCGCTTTCTAGACCTCGCCCTCCATAATGCAACGTTTATCTGTACTGAGCTCATCCAAGATGATCATACCATATTACATCAGCCGAAAGACGAGAATCGTGCGATAAACGGATTCCTGGACGACTATGCGTTCACGATAGAATCTTTCATTGCGCTCTATGAGGCCACATTTGATCAGCAATGGCTCCACATTGCCCGAGAGCTGGCGGATAAAGCAATCGACCTCTTTTTTGATGCTGAACAAAAAACATTTTATTATACATCTTCAGAAGCCGAAGAACTTATAGCCCGCAAAAGCGAGATTATGGATAACGTCATCCCCTCATCCTCCTCGACCATGGGACGTCAACTAAAGCGCCTCGGGCTCCTTTTTGATGACGAGAATTATACGGCCATAGCGGATCAGCTGTTGGCCAATGTGTTTCCACAAATCAAAACTTATGGCTCGGCCTATTCAAATTGGGCAATATTATTGCTAGAAGAAATATATGGGATCAATGAAATCGCATTGACCGGTGAACGAGCGGAGCTATTCCGTAAGGAACTGGATCAGCATTACATCCCCAATAAACTTGTGTTAGGCGGTACGGAAGAAAACCTTCCACTGCTGGAAAATAGAATCGGAAAGGAGACAAAAGCATATCTTTGCAAAAATAAGACCTGCAGTCTTCCGCAGGATTCCATAAATGCGTTAATAAATCATATTTAA
- a CDS encoding RNA polymerase sigma factor, with product MSNDADLLKKIAEKDRNAFEVIYKGYFRRLYALSIRYVRIESVAEELTNDVFMMLWENSRKLHINQSLGAYLSRSVINLSLNYLKKNQRLSDQNHSYIKEIDFYEDADETDFAKLYESKLLLIESVLESLPPQCRKIIVMSKYHKMKQQDIADHLGISIKTVKNQLTIAYDRIRMAMAKQKTYSLIGFLFFSLGLFVQFIIL from the coding sequence ATGTCAAACGATGCTGACCTGCTCAAAAAGATAGCTGAAAAAGACAGAAATGCTTTTGAAGTTATTTATAAAGGCTATTTCCGTAGGCTATATGCATTATCTATTCGGTATGTGAGGATAGAGTCGGTCGCTGAAGAGCTGACAAACGATGTATTTATGATGCTCTGGGAAAATAGCAGGAAGCTACATATAAACCAATCACTAGGGGCATACCTCTCCCGTAGCGTGATCAATCTGTCGCTTAATTATCTCAAGAAGAATCAGCGTCTTTCGGACCAGAATCATAGTTATATCAAAGAAATCGATTTTTACGAGGATGCGGACGAAACAGATTTCGCTAAATTATATGAATCCAAGCTGCTGCTGATAGAAAGTGTTTTGGAAAGCCTGCCGCCCCAATGCCGTAAAATCATTGTTATGAGTAAGTACCATAAAATGAAACAGCAAGATATCGCAGACCATCTCGGTATTTCTATAAAAACGGTTAAAAATCAGCTGACCATAGCCTATGATAGAATCCGGATGGCTATGGCCAAACAGAAAACCTATTCGTTGATCGGCTTTCTATTTTTTTCATTAGGACTTTTTGTCCAGTTTATTATCTTATAG
- a CDS encoding FecR family protein, whose translation MEESNNARFIPFDLIQKQLEGVISEQERILLGCWIAEDLENEKCYDEIIAVSTDLSVLEHYKNVDVNHQWDRFNPKLDEVEDAWAEQQPSVRRLRQPWTIFTAAAVLLLIGTTCYLNFGRWMGYEVRLYGTAAKEPFLLPDSSVMILDPGSEAIFNKNTFLQQRTVKLLSGKALFDVRHLNTNSFVVQLENNYVRDIGTSFEIDLRSGDVEVLVTSGTVALSDAKGHKAKELILYKNEKGLFKKKTAMLSKIAAEASDAGGLAQKISYTNERLENICNDLSRRFQINVLVVGDSLKERKVTVYFEGQSLHEIVQILSKTLNLKWKSTKIGYSIYQ comes from the coding sequence ATGGAAGAAAGCAATAACGCCAGATTCATTCCGTTCGACTTGATTCAGAAGCAGTTGGAGGGAGTTATTTCCGAGCAGGAAAGGATATTGCTCGGGTGCTGGATTGCTGAAGATTTGGAGAATGAGAAGTGCTACGATGAGATTATAGCGGTTTCTACCGACCTAAGCGTTCTGGAACATTACAAAAACGTTGATGTCAATCACCAATGGGACCGGTTTAATCCAAAGTTGGATGAGGTGGAGGATGCGTGGGCCGAACAACAACCTTCAGTACGTCGACTGCGGCAGCCCTGGACCATATTTACTGCCGCTGCTGTATTGCTCCTGATCGGGACTACCTGCTACCTGAACTTCGGCCGTTGGATGGGATACGAAGTTCGTCTGTATGGGACAGCAGCCAAAGAACCGTTTCTATTGCCCGATAGTTCGGTAATGATATTGGATCCGGGAAGCGAGGCTATATTCAATAAAAACACATTCTTGCAGCAACGGACAGTGAAATTGCTAAGCGGAAAAGCGCTTTTTGATGTAAGACACCTCAACACCAATTCCTTTGTCGTACAGCTTGAGAACAACTATGTACGGGACATAGGGACTTCCTTTGAAATCGATCTTCGGTCAGGAGATGTCGAGGTGCTGGTCACTTCAGGGACTGTTGCGCTTAGTGACGCAAAAGGCCATAAAGCCAAGGAGCTGATCTTATACAAGAACGAAAAAGGACTGTTTAAGAAAAAAACAGCTATGCTTTCAAAGATCGCGGCGGAGGCATCGGACGCAGGTGGGTTAGCACAGAAGATCAGTTATACCAACGAACGTCTGGAGAATATCTGTAACGATCTGAGCAGACGTTTTCAGATAAATGTCCTAGTAGTCGGCGACAGTCTGAAAGAACGTAAAGTAACCGTGTATTTCGAGGGGCAATCGCTCCATGAAATTGTTCAGATCCTTTCCAAGACCTTGAACCTCAAATGGAAATCCACCAAAATCGGATATAGTATCTACCAGTAG